One Agrococcus jenensis genomic region harbors:
- a CDS encoding SDR family NAD(P)-dependent oxidoreductase — protein MATAFPESKTVVLTGAASPRGIGRASAHHLAELGWNVGIIDLDADAAKAVAAEIAEQHGVQAAGAGANVADEAQVRAAFDELEAALPQVVALVNLAGVSSPVPYLEVTADEWNRVMGINMNGVHYATRRAVESMVQHGVGRVVSLSSVSAQRGGGTFSKTVYSAAKAGVIGFTRSVARELGPQGVTVNAISPGPIDTDIMGGTLTEERKAAMAADGVLPRIGTPRDIAAAIAYLISEDAGFVTGQTLNVDGGLYMH, from the coding sequence ATGGCAACCGCTTTCCCCGAGTCCAAGACCGTCGTGCTGACCGGCGCGGCCTCCCCGCGCGGCATCGGCCGCGCATCCGCCCACCACCTGGCCGAGCTCGGCTGGAACGTCGGCATCATCGACCTCGACGCGGACGCGGCCAAGGCCGTCGCCGCCGAGATCGCCGAGCAGCACGGCGTGCAGGCCGCGGGCGCCGGCGCGAACGTCGCGGACGAGGCGCAGGTGCGCGCCGCCTTCGACGAGCTCGAGGCGGCGCTGCCGCAGGTCGTCGCGCTCGTCAACCTCGCGGGCGTCTCGAGCCCGGTGCCGTACCTCGAGGTCACGGCCGACGAGTGGAACCGCGTCATGGGCATCAACATGAACGGCGTGCACTACGCGACGCGGCGCGCCGTCGAGTCGATGGTGCAGCACGGCGTCGGCCGCGTCGTGAGCCTGTCGTCGGTCTCGGCGCAGCGCGGCGGCGGCACCTTCTCGAAGACCGTCTACTCGGCGGCCAAGGCCGGCGTGATCGGCTTCACCCGCTCGGTCGCCCGCGAGCTCGGCCCGCAGGGCGTGACGGTCAACGCCATCTCGCCCGGCCCGATCGACACCGACATCATGGGCGGCACCCTCACCGAGGAGCGCAAGGCGGCCATGGCGGCCGACGGCGTGCTCCCGCGCATCGGCACGCCGCGCGACATCGCGGCGGCCATCGCCTACCTGATCTCCGAGGACGCCGGATTCGTGACGGGGCAGACCCTGAACGTCGACGGCGGCCTCTACATGCACTGA
- a CDS encoding MFS transporter produces the protein MSDTALSAKSPANPALDSAIKKAAKHLMPMLVILYFVAFLDRTNVGFAEDALQMDRGISAGAFALGAGIFFIGYAIFEIPSNLLLKKFGARFWLARIAITWGIVAAAFAFVTDDTSFIVLRFLLGVTEAGLFPGVILFLSEWFPNKHRVQMFAIFYLAQPFSQMLGAPLSGGLISFGETLTPWAGWQVMFFVEGMMAVVAGIAAIFLLINGPQDAKWLNADEKRALIDVMAKEDTVRESDGPTGIWRAMGNWKVWYFTIIYFCLQIAVYGTTFYLPQQVSNLIGQEVGWQVGLVAAIPWLVGLFACYFFGKAANTIVRRRNWGTAFYIITGVSILASAWAGANGQPILGILFITIAVASFLSVGPITWSYPTAFLTGTAAAAGIGLINSLGNLGGFVAPLMRTGINEAVPTDSGAWGVVSLGVFAFLAAAMLFGTKFFSAKADSLLEEDAETVAPGH, from the coding sequence GTGTCCGACACGGCTCTGAGCGCGAAGTCCCCGGCGAACCCCGCCCTCGACTCCGCCATCAAGAAGGCCGCCAAGCATCTGATGCCGATGCTGGTGATCCTGTACTTCGTCGCCTTCCTCGACCGCACGAACGTCGGCTTCGCGGAGGACGCGCTGCAGATGGATCGCGGCATCTCGGCGGGCGCCTTCGCGCTCGGCGCGGGCATCTTCTTCATCGGCTACGCGATCTTCGAGATCCCGTCGAACCTGCTGCTCAAGAAGTTCGGCGCCCGCTTCTGGCTCGCGCGCATCGCGATCACGTGGGGCATCGTCGCCGCCGCGTTCGCGTTCGTGACGGACGACACGTCGTTCATCGTCCTGCGCTTCCTGCTGGGCGTCACCGAGGCCGGCCTCTTCCCGGGTGTCATCCTCTTCCTCTCCGAGTGGTTCCCGAACAAGCACCGCGTGCAGATGTTCGCGATCTTCTACCTCGCGCAGCCGTTCTCGCAGATGCTCGGCGCGCCGCTCTCCGGTGGCCTCATCAGCTTCGGCGAGACGCTGACGCCGTGGGCAGGCTGGCAGGTCATGTTCTTCGTCGAGGGCATGATGGCCGTCGTCGCGGGCATCGCCGCGATCTTCCTGCTCATCAACGGTCCGCAGGACGCCAAGTGGCTGAACGCGGACGAGAAGCGCGCGCTCATCGACGTGATGGCCAAGGAGGACACGGTCCGCGAGTCCGACGGCCCGACGGGCATCTGGCGCGCGATGGGCAACTGGAAGGTGTGGTACTTCACCATCATCTACTTCTGCCTGCAGATCGCGGTCTACGGCACGACGTTCTACCTGCCGCAGCAGGTCTCGAACCTCATCGGCCAGGAGGTCGGCTGGCAGGTCGGCCTCGTCGCAGCCATCCCGTGGCTCGTCGGCCTCTTCGCGTGCTACTTCTTCGGCAAGGCCGCGAACACGATCGTCCGCCGCCGCAACTGGGGCACGGCGTTCTACATCATCACCGGTGTCTCGATCCTCGCCTCGGCGTGGGCGGGCGCGAACGGCCAGCCGATCCTCGGCATCCTGTTCATCACCATCGCGGTGGCGAGCTTCCTCTCGGTGGGACCGATCACGTGGTCGTACCCGACGGCGTTCCTCACCGGCACGGCGGCGGCGGCGGGCATCGGCCTCATCAACTCGCTCGGCAACCTCGGCGGCTTCGTCGCGCCGCTCATGCGCACGGGCATCAACGAGGCCGTGCCGACCGACTCCGGCGCCTGGGGCGTCGTCTCGCTCGGCGTCTTCGCCTTCCTCGCGGCGGCGATGCTCTTCGGCACGAAGTTCTTCAGCGCCAAGGCCGACTCGCTGCTCGAGGAGGACGCCGAGACGGTGGCCCCCGGCCACTGA
- a CDS encoding 4-hydroxythreonine-4-phosphate dehydrogenase PdxA produces the protein MTQQTSRPRIALTFGDPAGVGPELVARQLAQASTTEAADILLIGDEQELTDAMADAGVEFSWTREAGTGVPQLIDNGGERPEGGFVRQQATREGGQWAMASLRTALELSKAGEVDAIVFAPLNKSSLHLAGMQENDEMSWFETVLDDGTAATELNVLPELVTARVTSHCSLAEVAGLIDFDLVVERGELLERVLRARGIEAPRIGVCALNPHAGESGKFGREEIDIIAPAIEELRSRGVDASGPFPSDTIFLKARDGAFDGVLTMYHDQGQIAVKLLGFDRGVTMAGGLSVAVTTPAHGTAFDVVGQRVASTGAYEHAFSTAVGVGAQRRAARELA, from the coding sequence ATGACGCAGCAGACCTCGCGACCCCGCATCGCGCTCACCTTCGGCGACCCGGCCGGTGTCGGCCCGGAGCTCGTCGCACGCCAGCTCGCGCAGGCGTCGACGACCGAGGCCGCCGACATCCTGCTCATCGGCGACGAGCAGGAGCTCACGGACGCGATGGCGGATGCCGGCGTCGAGTTCTCCTGGACGCGCGAGGCCGGCACCGGCGTGCCGCAGCTCATCGACAACGGCGGCGAGCGCCCCGAGGGCGGCTTCGTGCGCCAGCAGGCCACCCGCGAGGGCGGGCAGTGGGCGATGGCGAGCCTCCGCACGGCGCTCGAGCTGTCGAAGGCCGGCGAGGTCGACGCCATCGTCTTCGCCCCGCTCAACAAGTCGTCGCTCCACCTCGCGGGCATGCAGGAGAACGACGAGATGTCGTGGTTCGAGACCGTGCTCGACGACGGCACCGCCGCGACCGAGCTCAACGTGCTCCCCGAGCTGGTCACGGCGCGCGTGACGAGCCACTGCTCGCTCGCCGAGGTCGCCGGCCTCATCGACTTCGACCTCGTCGTCGAGCGCGGCGAGCTGCTCGAGCGCGTGCTGCGCGCCCGCGGCATCGAGGCGCCGCGCATCGGCGTCTGCGCGCTCAACCCGCACGCGGGGGAGTCGGGCAAGTTCGGCCGCGAGGAGATCGACATCATCGCCCCCGCCATCGAGGAGCTGCGCTCGCGCGGCGTCGACGCGAGCGGGCCCTTCCCGAGCGACACGATCTTCCTCAAGGCCCGCGACGGCGCCTTCGACGGCGTGCTGACGATGTACCACGACCAGGGCCAGATCGCCGTGAAGCTGCTCGGCTTCGACCGCGGCGTGACGATGGCCGGCGGCCTCAGCGTCGCGGTCACCACGCCCGCCCACGGCACGGCCTTCGACGTCGTCGGCCAGCGCGTCGCCTCCACCGGCGCCTACGAGCACGCCTTCAGCACCGCCGTCGGCGTCGGTGCGCAGCGCCGCGCGGCGCGCGAGCTCGCCTAG
- a CDS encoding tripartite tricarboxylate transporter substrate binding protein, with amino-acid sequence MKSRTTTALIGAVAVAALAGCSSTSGAPAADGAFEPQDVRMIVPFSAGGGSDASGRAIASGLETASGATVTVENREGGSGAVGYSHLFAQEGNPNYLLASETTLLSLPLTTEVDYNYESFTPIMKLGDDYTLVVVPADSPFETCTDVVDAAKSDGVVVAVSGAISLDEIVFSLIEQDQDVTFDRVPYESGSEVIAGLLGGTVQVGSLNPGEVLGQLESGDLRALCSLSEERYEYEQIAEVPTAIEQGIDVAFAQWRGFIAPGGISDEARDYWIAAAEEYAASEEYTTYIEENLMQPNAIYGDEFVEYLGQNSADLEAALAE; translated from the coding sequence ATGAAGTCACGCACCACCACGGCCCTCATCGGCGCCGTCGCCGTCGCAGCCCTCGCCGGCTGCTCCAGCACCTCGGGCGCGCCCGCCGCAGACGGCGCGTTCGAGCCGCAGGACGTCCGCATGATCGTCCCGTTCTCGGCGGGCGGCGGCTCCGACGCCTCCGGCCGCGCGATCGCCTCGGGCCTCGAGACCGCGAGCGGCGCGACCGTCACGGTCGAGAACCGCGAGGGCGGCTCCGGCGCCGTCGGCTACTCGCACCTGTTCGCGCAGGAGGGCAACCCGAACTACCTGCTCGCCTCGGAGACCACGCTGCTGTCGCTGCCGCTCACGACGGAGGTCGACTACAACTACGAGTCGTTCACCCCGATCATGAAGCTCGGCGACGACTACACGCTCGTCGTCGTGCCGGCCGACAGCCCGTTCGAGACCTGCACCGACGTCGTCGACGCGGCCAAGTCCGACGGCGTGGTCGTCGCGGTCTCGGGCGCGATCAGCCTCGACGAGATCGTCTTCTCGCTCATCGAGCAGGACCAGGACGTCACCTTCGACCGCGTGCCCTACGAGAGCGGCAGCGAGGTCATCGCCGGCCTGCTCGGCGGCACCGTCCAGGTCGGCTCGCTCAACCCGGGCGAGGTGCTCGGCCAGCTCGAGTCCGGCGACCTGCGCGCGCTGTGCTCGCTCTCCGAGGAGCGCTACGAGTACGAGCAGATCGCCGAGGTCCCCACGGCGATCGAGCAGGGCATCGACGTGGCCTTCGCCCAGTGGCGCGGCTTCATCGCTCCGGGCGGCATCAGCGACGAGGCGCGCGACTACTGGATCGCCGCTGCGGAGGAGTACGCAGCGAGCGAGGAGTACACGACCTACATCGAGGAGAACCTCATGCAGCCGAACGCCATCTACGGCGACGAGTTCGTCGAGTACCTCGGCCAGAACTCGGCCGACCTCGAAGCGGCGCTGGCAGAGTGA
- a CDS encoding tripartite tricarboxylate transporter TctB family protein has product MTLSPRIVRAAFSAALALLGLAAAIGGWGYGVAQENGQIGPGFLPVALGIIIVVLAGVDTASILLRREPAHPAEQLTGVEAEADAAAIDTVEESPDIDALGRTQRQRNRMLVVVGGMLLGALLLVPVLGLLISLGVLMLTIAIVVERRPIISSIIVSVVAVGIVHLIFGVLLNVPLPTGLIGLI; this is encoded by the coding sequence GTGACGCTCTCGCCCAGGATCGTCAGGGCCGCGTTCAGCGCGGCCCTGGCGCTCCTGGGCCTCGCTGCAGCCATCGGCGGATGGGGCTACGGCGTCGCCCAGGAGAACGGACAGATCGGCCCGGGGTTCCTGCCCGTCGCGCTCGGCATCATCATCGTCGTGCTCGCGGGCGTGGACACCGCCTCCATCCTGCTGCGGCGCGAGCCGGCCCACCCGGCGGAGCAGCTCACGGGCGTCGAGGCGGAGGCTGACGCCGCCGCGATCGACACGGTCGAGGAGTCGCCGGACATCGACGCGCTCGGCCGCACGCAACGCCAGCGCAACCGCATGCTCGTCGTCGTCGGCGGCATGCTGCTCGGCGCGCTGCTGCTCGTGCCCGTGCTCGGCCTGCTCATCTCGCTCGGCGTGCTCATGCTCACCATCGCGATCGTCGTCGAGCGACGGCCGATCATCTCGTCGATCATCGTCAGCGTCGTCGCCGTCGGGATCGTCCACCTCATCTTCGGGGTGCTGCTCAACGTGCCCCTGCCCACCGGGCTGATCGGACTCATCTGA
- a CDS encoding tripartite tricarboxylate transporter permease produces the protein MLDNLILGFQTALTLENVLWCAVGVVLGTVIGLLPGLGSTTGVAVLLPLTFVMEPVTALIMLAGIYYGAQYGGTITSVLISTPGEAASVVTTLDGYQMAKRGRAGAALAISAIGSFIAAIISLALLMALAPPLASIALEFQPVEMFAIMILGLVIVVTFQGGALVRGGLMAALGLLVATVGIFPGTGSTQRFTFDNVNLLSGIPFVEVMIGIFALGEVLYQIRVGAAKPIRARFKDMVIKRKDITDSMPAILRGSGIGFLLGMLPGAGSTLASFMSYGIERRVSKNKANFGKGAIEGVASPESANNAAANANFVPTLALGIPGGATTAVLLGAFTIFGIQPGPQLFETQPELVWGLLVSFFIGNVLLLVLNLPLAPVFAQMLRIPYGYLYPIILLTSLVGAYSVGNNMFSVWLVLIFGVLGYLMKELDLPLAPFVLGLVLGPLFEKALVQTSAIGQGDLGVVFQSPIAVGVLLLAVVMVLLPRLVGLARGALRRRKEQALVG, from the coding sequence ATGCTCGACAACCTCATCCTGGGCTTCCAGACCGCCCTCACGCTCGAGAACGTGCTCTGGTGCGCGGTCGGCGTCGTGCTCGGCACCGTCATCGGCCTGCTGCCGGGCCTCGGCTCGACCACCGGCGTCGCCGTGCTGCTGCCGCTCACCTTCGTCATGGAGCCCGTCACGGCGCTCATCATGCTCGCCGGCATCTACTACGGCGCGCAGTACGGCGGCACGATCACCTCGGTGCTCATCTCGACGCCCGGTGAGGCCGCGAGCGTCGTCACGACGCTCGACGGCTACCAGATGGCGAAGCGGGGGAGGGCGGGTGCCGCGCTGGCGATCAGCGCGATCGGCTCGTTCATCGCCGCGATCATCTCGCTCGCGCTGCTCATGGCGCTCGCGCCACCGCTCGCGAGCATCGCGCTGGAGTTCCAGCCGGTCGAGATGTTCGCGATCATGATCCTCGGCCTCGTGATCGTCGTCACGTTCCAGGGCGGCGCGCTCGTGCGCGGCGGGCTCATGGCGGCGCTCGGCCTGCTCGTCGCCACCGTCGGCATCTTCCCCGGCACCGGCAGCACCCAGCGCTTCACGTTCGACAACGTCAACCTGCTCTCGGGCATCCCCTTCGTCGAGGTGATGATCGGCATCTTCGCGCTCGGCGAGGTGCTGTACCAGATCCGCGTCGGGGCGGCGAAGCCCATCCGTGCCCGCTTCAAGGACATGGTGATCAAGCGCAAGGACATCACCGACTCCATGCCGGCGATCCTGCGCGGCTCGGGCATCGGCTTCCTGCTCGGCATGCTGCCGGGCGCCGGATCGACCCTCGCGTCGTTCATGTCCTACGGCATCGAGCGCCGCGTCAGCAAGAACAAGGCGAACTTCGGCAAGGGCGCGATCGAGGGCGTCGCGAGCCCGGAGAGCGCGAACAACGCGGCCGCGAACGCCAACTTCGTGCCGACCCTCGCGCTCGGCATCCCCGGCGGCGCGACCACGGCCGTGCTGCTCGGAGCGTTCACGATCTTCGGCATCCAGCCGGGCCCGCAGCTGTTCGAGACGCAGCCCGAGCTCGTCTGGGGACTGCTCGTCTCGTTCTTCATCGGCAACGTGCTGCTGCTCGTGCTCAACCTGCCGCTCGCGCCGGTGTTCGCGCAGATGCTGCGGATCCCGTACGGCTACCTGTACCCGATCATCCTGCTGACGTCGCTCGTCGGTGCGTACTCGGTGGGCAACAACATGTTCAGCGTGTGGCTCGTGCTCATCTTCGGCGTGCTCGGCTACCTCATGAAGGAGCTCGACCTGCCGCTCGCGCCGTTCGTGCTCGGCCTCGTGCTCGGCCCGCTCTTCGAGAAGGCGCTCGTGCAGACGAGCGCGATCGGCCAGGGCGACCTCGGCGTCGTCTTCCAGAGCCCCATCGCCGTCGGCGTGCTGCTGCTCGCCGTCGTGATGGTGCTGCTGCCGAGGCTCGTCGGACTGGCCCGCGGCGCGCTCCGCCGCCGCAAGGAGCAGGCACTCGTCGGCTGA
- the glpX gene encoding class II fructose-bisphosphatase — MEDTVAPVAQQLDSQKAPVFDNPDRNLAMELVRATEAAAIRAVPFIGRGDKNAADGAAVDAMRTFLATVAFDGVIVIGEGEKDEAPMLFNGEHVGNGRGPSCDIAVDPIDGTSLTAAGRQNALSVIAVADRGTMYDPVDAFYMDKLVAGPEAIGVISLEQSIGDNIRELAKAKRRDVEEIVVAVLDRPRHAELIEEIRAAGAGTRLMRDGDVAGGINASRWESRIDMCAGAGGTPEGVITACAIKALGGFMEGRLSPQSDEEHRKVIAAGHDLTRVLALDDLVSSDNTYFVATGVTDGQLLDGVRRKGPLIRTESLVLRSKTGTARRVIAEHRAEKWLEKDSHRD, encoded by the coding sequence ATGGAGGACACCGTGGCACCCGTGGCGCAGCAGCTCGACTCGCAGAAGGCCCCCGTCTTCGACAACCCCGACCGCAACCTCGCGATGGAACTCGTCCGCGCGACGGAGGCCGCGGCCATCCGTGCGGTGCCGTTCATCGGCCGCGGCGACAAGAACGCCGCCGACGGTGCGGCGGTGGATGCGATGCGCACGTTCCTCGCGACCGTCGCGTTCGACGGCGTCATCGTCATCGGCGAGGGCGAGAAGGACGAGGCGCCCATGCTGTTCAACGGCGAGCACGTCGGCAACGGCCGCGGCCCGTCCTGCGACATCGCCGTCGACCCGATCGACGGCACCTCGCTCACCGCCGCCGGTCGGCAGAACGCGCTCAGCGTCATCGCCGTCGCCGACCGCGGCACGATGTACGACCCGGTGGACGCGTTCTACATGGACAAGCTCGTCGCCGGGCCGGAGGCGATCGGCGTCATCTCGCTCGAGCAGTCGATCGGCGACAACATCCGCGAGCTGGCGAAGGCGAAGCGCCGCGACGTCGAGGAGATCGTCGTCGCCGTGCTCGACCGCCCGCGGCACGCCGAGCTCATCGAGGAGATCCGCGCGGCAGGCGCAGGCACGCGCCTCATGCGCGACGGCGACGTGGCCGGCGGCATCAACGCATCCCGCTGGGAGAGCCGCATCGACATGTGCGCCGGCGCGGGCGGCACGCCCGAGGGCGTCATCACCGCCTGCGCGATCAAGGCGCTCGGCGGCTTCATGGAGGGGCGCCTGTCGCCGCAGAGCGACGAGGAGCACCGCAAGGTCATCGCCGCGGGCCACGACCTCACCCGCGTGCTCGCGCTCGACGACCTCGTGTCGAGCGACAACACCTACTTCGTCGCCACGGGCGTCACCGACGGCCAGCTGCTCGACGGCGTGCGCCGCAAGGGTCCGCTGATCCGCACCGAGTCGCTCGTGCTGCGCTCCAAGACCGGCACGGCCCGCCGCGTCATCGCCGAGCACCGCGCCGAGAAGTGGCTCGAGAAGGACTCGCACCGCGACTGA